The proteins below are encoded in one region of Ephemeroptericola cinctiostellae:
- the lpxB gene encoding lipid-A-disaccharide synthase, with protein MTSDSIVHVALVAGESSGDQLAAELVKGTQAAFTGVRATGIAGEAMVRAGVEAWWPSQSLAVRGYFEPIRHLPRIIGMRSDLINRLTIAPPDVFVGVDAPDFNLGLETKLRVAGIKTMHYVSPSIWAWRPKRIEKVRRAADHVLLIFPFEQKIYQDAGIPATYVGHPFAPHIPLLANAPMARDALQLSRTKTTIALLPGSRNSEIDYNLPVFLQAAQRLASQLGDVQFILPVAHASLREKIQTMRQQYAPNIALRLFDGQARSVMEAADATLVASGTASLEVALYKKPMVIAYKTSRTSAFIYTKVALLPWIGLPNILLNDSFIPEVLQNDATPDGLADALLSEMNRYASDASVVERLTELHHSLIRDTPSLCAQAIAQVIGRT; from the coding sequence ATGACCTCTGATTCAATTGTTCACGTCGCATTGGTGGCGGGTGAGTCCTCGGGCGATCAACTCGCTGCTGAGCTTGTCAAAGGCACGCAAGCGGCTTTTACGGGTGTGCGTGCAACAGGCATCGCGGGCGAAGCCATGGTGCGTGCGGGCGTTGAAGCATGGTGGCCTTCACAATCTTTGGCGGTGCGTGGTTATTTCGAGCCGATTCGCCATTTGCCACGTATCATTGGCATGCGCAGCGACCTCATCAACCGTTTGACCATTGCCCCACCAGATGTGTTTGTGGGTGTGGATGCGCCCGATTTTAATTTGGGTCTGGAAACTAAATTGAGGGTGGCGGGCATTAAAACCATGCATTATGTCAGCCCATCGATTTGGGCATGGCGTCCCAAACGCATTGAAAAAGTTCGTCGTGCGGCGGATCATGTGTTGCTGATTTTTCCATTTGAGCAAAAAATATACCAAGATGCTGGGATTCCTGCAACGTATGTTGGGCATCCATTTGCACCTCACATCCCTTTGCTGGCGAATGCGCCGATGGCGCGAGATGCACTCCAACTGTCGCGCACTAAAACCACCATTGCACTGTTGCCTGGTTCGCGCAATTCCGAGATTGATTATAATTTGCCAGTCTTTCTTCAGGCGGCACAACGCTTGGCTTCACAGCTGGGCGATGTGCAATTCATTTTGCCTGTCGCTCACGCCTCGTTGCGTGAAAAAATTCAAACCATGCGTCAGCAATACGCCCCGAACATCGCCTTGCGTTTGTTTGATGGGCAAGCGCGCAGTGTGATGGAGGCCGCCGATGCGACCCTCGTTGCCAGTGGCACGGCCAGTTTAGAAGTGGCTTTGTATAAAAAACCGATGGTCATTGCATACAAAACATCACGCACTTCGGCGTTTATTTACACCAAAGTGGCGTTGTTGCCGTGGATTGGTTTACCCAATATTTTATTGAATGACTCCTTTATTCCGGAAGTTTTACAAAACGATGCGACGCCCGATGGTTTGGCCGATGCCTTGTTGTCCGAAATGAACCGTTATGCCAGCGATGCAAGTGTGGTTGAACGTTTGACTGAACTGCACCACAGTTTGATCCGTGACACGCCCAGTCTGTGCGCACAAGCGATAGCTCAAGTGATTGGGCGCACATGA
- a CDS encoding ATP-binding cassette domain-containing protein produces the protein MAIFTLSDAQLAYGHVALLDHTDFALEEGERVGLIGRNGTGKSSLLKIIAGLQSLDDGLISRQQGLKCAYVEQEPLFAADMTVLQAVAEGVGEGAQLLIEYENLIEELAHAEGDHQMELLDRLQMVQTELEHNDGWTLHTRVQATLDQLGLDEHALCGKLSGGVQKRVAIARALVQAPDILLLDEPTNHLDMTAIGWLEELLRSFKGAVLLITHDRAFLDNVATRIIELDRGLIRSYPGNFTEYQALKAQQLADEAIENAKFDKVMAQEEVWIRKGVEARRTKSVARINRLLEMRQQSSARREQVGNVKLEVAQGDRSGKVVAEMENVCKSFGDRKIVHDFTANIMRGDKVGFLAGNGMGKTTLLKLILGELEADSGRIKTGTNISVAYFDQMRGALDPEQTLADTISPGSEWVEINGAKKHVMGYLADFLFAPQRAHSPVKSLSGGERNRLLLARLFANPANVLVMDEPTNDLDIETLELLEELLQEYPGTVFLVSHDRQFLDNVVTSIIAAEPRVGEWREYVGGFYDWQRQSGLTTPVGYAEVDAAMLKHAPKKAEEPEKAAPADPIKTTAKSKLSFKEQKELEELPITIANLENEQNGINALLLDGQIFVNEPKRGVALTERLGEIDEALLVCLERWEALEARK, from the coding sequence ATGGCAATTTTTACCCTCTCCGACGCACAACTGGCCTACGGTCACGTCGCTTTACTTGACCACACCGATTTTGCCTTAGAAGAGGGCGAACGCGTTGGCCTGATTGGTCGCAATGGCACGGGCAAATCCTCTTTATTGAAAATCATTGCGGGTTTACAGTCTTTGGACGATGGGCTGATCAGCCGCCAGCAAGGTTTGAAATGCGCTTACGTTGAGCAAGAACCCTTGTTCGCCGCCGACATGACCGTGCTGCAAGCCGTCGCCGAAGGCGTGGGTGAAGGCGCACAGCTGTTGATTGAATACGAAAACCTCATCGAAGAACTCGCGCACGCCGAGGGCGATCACCAAATGGAACTGCTGGATCGTTTGCAAATGGTGCAAACCGAACTTGAACACAACGACGGCTGGACGTTGCACACGCGCGTACAAGCGACCTTGGATCAACTCGGCTTGGATGAACACGCCCTGTGCGGCAAACTTTCAGGCGGTGTGCAAAAGCGCGTCGCCATTGCGCGCGCATTGGTGCAAGCCCCAGACATTCTGCTGCTGGACGAACCCACCAACCATCTGGACATGACCGCAATCGGCTGGCTGGAAGAACTGCTGCGCAGTTTCAAAGGTGCCGTTCTGCTCATCACCCACGACCGCGCATTTTTGGACAACGTGGCCACGCGCATCATCGAACTGGATCGTGGCCTGATTCGCAGCTACCCTGGCAACTTCACTGAATATCAAGCCCTGAAAGCCCAGCAGCTCGCCGATGAAGCCATAGAAAACGCCAAGTTTGATAAAGTCATGGCGCAAGAAGAAGTCTGGATTCGCAAAGGCGTCGAAGCCCGCCGCACCAAATCTGTCGCCCGCATCAACCGCCTGCTCGAAATGCGCCAACAATCCTCCGCACGTCGTGAGCAAGTTGGCAATGTGAAACTTGAAGTTGCCCAAGGCGACCGCTCAGGCAAAGTCGTGGCCGAGATGGAAAATGTCTGTAAATCCTTTGGCGATCGAAAAATTGTCCATGATTTCACCGCCAACATCATGCGCGGCGACAAAGTTGGCTTCCTCGCAGGCAACGGCATGGGCAAAACCACCTTGCTCAAACTCATCCTCGGTGAACTGGAAGCCGATTCAGGACGCATCAAAACAGGCACGAACATTTCTGTCGCCTACTTTGATCAAATGCGTGGCGCGCTTGACCCAGAACAAACCTTGGCCGACACCATCAGTCCCGGCAGTGAATGGGTTGAAATCAATGGCGCTAAAAAGCACGTCATGGGCTACCTCGCCGATTTCCTCTTCGCCCCGCAACGCGCCCATTCACCTGTGAAATCACTCTCAGGCGGCGAACGCAACCGCCTGTTGCTGGCGCGTTTATTCGCCAACCCAGCCAACGTGCTGGTCATGGATGAACCCACCAACGACCTCGACATCGAAACACTCGAACTCCTCGAAGAGCTGCTGCAAGAATACCCCGGCACCGTATTCCTTGTCTCGCACGACCGACAATTCCTCGACAATGTCGTCACCAGCATCATCGCCGCCGAACCACGTGTGGGCGAATGGCGCGAATACGTGGGTGGCTTCTATGACTGGCAACGTCAAAGCGGCCTGACCACACCTGTGGGCTACGCCGAAGTCGATGCCGCCATGCTCAAACACGCCCCGAAAAAAGCCGAAGAGCCTGAAAAAGCAGCACCTGCCGATCCGATCAAAACCACCGCGAAAAGCAAATTGAGTTTCAAAGAACAAAAAGAACTGGAAGAACTGCCGATCACCATCGCCAATCTAGAAAATGAGCAAAACGGCATCAACGCACTCTTGCTCGACGGTCAAATTTTTGTCAACGAACCCAAACGCGGCGTGGCCTTGACCGAGCGACTGGGTGAAATCGACGAAGCGTTATTGGTGTGCTTGGAACGTTGGGAAGCATTGGAAGCGCGGAAGTAG
- a CDS encoding TrmH family RNA methyltransferase → MLITSKDNPAVKALKKLLTSPKRSDARMVIEGIHACETFLAHQNPILVWVAESAQMHVEITPLLAQMRAARITVHMLPDALFRDLSTLEQGVSLLFEVERPVCTGFSDTGNAVILDGVQDPGNMGSILRSAAAAGVRTVYLSSACANPFAPKVLRAAVGAHCSLSIFEQVNMTALFVHLQTAGIQTIATSSYVANDLYDLDLNRPVAWVFGNEGTGITQTLIEAAEARAYIPMSSGESLNVAAAAAVCLFEMHRQQR, encoded by the coding sequence ATGTTAATCACCTCAAAAGACAATCCAGCGGTTAAAGCCCTGAAAAAATTATTGACCAGCCCGAAGCGCAGCGATGCGCGCATGGTCATCGAAGGCATTCACGCTTGTGAAACTTTTTTGGCACATCAAAATCCTATATTGGTTTGGGTCGCTGAAAGTGCACAAATGCACGTTGAAATCACCCCTTTATTGGCACAAATGCGTGCAGCTCGAATCACTGTGCACATGTTGCCCGATGCGTTATTTCGTGATTTGAGCACATTGGAGCAAGGCGTGTCGTTGCTGTTTGAAGTTGAACGTCCTGTTTGTACGGGGTTTTCCGACACGGGCAATGCAGTGATTCTAGATGGTGTACAAGACCCCGGCAACATGGGTTCGATTTTGCGCAGTGCGGCAGCGGCGGGTGTGCGCACTGTGTACTTGAGCAGTGCATGCGCCAACCCATTTGCACCCAAAGTGCTGCGGGCGGCGGTTGGCGCGCATTGTTCATTGTCCATTTTTGAGCAAGTGAACATGACGGCTTTGTTTGTGCATTTACAGACCGCAGGCATTCAAACCATCGCCACCAGCTCTTATGTTGCCAACGATTTATACGATTTAGACCTGAATCGCCCTGTGGCATGGGTTTTTGGCAATGAAGGCACAGGCATCACCCAAACATTGATCGAAGCCGCCGAAGCACGCGCTTACATCCCCATGAGCAGCGGGGAGTCTTTGAATGTCGCGGCAGCGGCGGCGGTGTGCTTGTTTGAAATGCACAGACAGCAGCGTTGA